The Desulfurobacteriaceae bacterium genome includes a window with the following:
- the ilvN gene encoding acetolactate synthase small subunit, with amino-acid sequence MEKKEYRKHVISVLVENQPGALARIIELFSSRGYNIESLNVGQTEDPTISRITMVAKGDEHTIEQIVKQLRRLIDVFKVRNLTDKKKLDRELLIVRLNVETAEKKEEVKRLVDIFGAQIVDVSQDTYTVELTGDEDQIDAFLQLIKPLGIREMARTGRVAMVRALQGDTFEDKH; translated from the coding sequence ATGGAAAAGAAGGAATACAGAAAACACGTTATAAGCGTTCTTGTTGAAAATCAGCCGGGAGCTTTAGCAAGGATAATAGAACTTTTTAGCTCAAGAGGATACAACATAGAAAGTTTAAATGTTGGACAAACGGAAGACCCGACGATTTCAAGAATTACTATGGTAGCCAAAGGGGACGAGCACACTATAGAACAGATAGTAAAGCAATTAAGAAGACTGATTGATGTATTCAAAGTTAGAAACCTCACAGATAAGAAAAAACTGGACAGAGAATTGCTTATAGTAAGACTCAACGTTGAAACTGCGGAAAAGAAAGAAGAGGTTAAGAGGCTTGTGGATATATTTGGAGCGCAAATTGTTGATGTTTCCCAAGATACTTATACAGTTGAGTTAACAGGAGATGAAGATCAAATAGATGCGTTCTTGCAACTTATTAAACCTCTTGGTATTAGGGAGATGGCAAGAACAGGAAGAGTCGCTATGGTTAGAGCATTACAAGGAGATACTTTTGAAGATAAACATTAA
- the ilvB gene encoding biosynthetic-type acetolactate synthase large subunit, with translation MKLSGAEILLEALRLEGVEKIFGYPGGAVLDIYDRLPFTNLQHYLTRHEQGAAHAADGYARVTGKVGVCFATSGPGATNLVTGLATAQIDSVPVVAFTGNVPTFMIGNDAFQEVDTVGVTRPITKHNFLVKDVKDLADTVKKAFYIAKTGRPGVVLVDLPKDVTREIADFFEEEYKAPPQIRSYKPVLKGHPGQIKKAAKAIASAERPVLYIGGGVVSSGASDLVVKLAEVAQIPMVATLMGLTAVPGKHPQFFGMLGMHGTYAANMAVSECDLLIAIGARFDDRVTGKLSEFAKNAKVIHIDVDSAEIGKNKPVDIPIVGDAKLILEELLPEVEKQVSKNREFLVSREKWLMKIRSWADRYPLYYEPNDRVIKPQFVIEKICEVTNGDAIITTDVGQHQMWVAQYYKFRFPRQLVTSGGLGTMGFGVPAAIGAKVGRPDKIVFCVSGDGSFQMNMQEIVTAVQYSIPIKVAIINNGFLGMVRQWQGIFYNKNYSQVHMDVQPDFVKLVEAMGGVGFRVERPQDVEKVLKEAMTINDRPVVIDFVVDREEDVFPMVPPGGSLKEMILPKYGKKSLEKAV, from the coding sequence ATGAAACTTTCAGGTGCTGAAATACTCCTTGAGGCATTGAGACTTGAAGGTGTAGAGAAGATTTTTGGATATCCAGGCGGAGCTGTTTTAGATATATACGATAGACTTCCTTTTACAAACCTACAACACTACTTAACAAGGCACGAGCAGGGAGCTGCCCACGCTGCTGATGGTTATGCGAGAGTAACAGGAAAAGTTGGTGTCTGCTTTGCCACTTCTGGTCCCGGAGCAACAAATCTTGTTACCGGTTTGGCTACTGCTCAGATAGACTCTGTTCCTGTTGTAGCTTTTACAGGAAACGTTCCAACCTTTATGATAGGAAACGATGCTTTTCAGGAAGTAGATACTGTTGGAGTAACAAGACCTATAACAAAACATAACTTTTTAGTCAAAGATGTTAAAGACTTAGCCGATACCGTGAAGAAAGCTTTCTACATTGCTAAAACAGGTAGACCTGGTGTCGTTCTTGTTGACCTTCCAAAGGATGTAACAAGAGAAATTGCAGACTTTTTTGAAGAAGAATATAAAGCCCCTCCACAGATAAGGAGCTATAAGCCTGTTTTAAAAGGACATCCAGGGCAGATAAAAAAAGCTGCAAAAGCTATTGCATCCGCTGAAAGACCAGTTCTTTACATTGGAGGAGGCGTAGTTTCTTCTGGAGCTTCCGATCTTGTCGTAAAACTTGCCGAAGTAGCTCAAATTCCAATGGTTGCTACCTTAATGGGACTTACTGCTGTTCCGGGGAAACATCCACAGTTCTTTGGAATGCTTGGAATGCACGGAACATACGCAGCCAATATGGCTGTATCTGAATGTGATCTTCTCATAGCCATTGGAGCAAGGTTCGACGATAGAGTTACTGGAAAACTCAGTGAGTTTGCAAAGAATGCAAAGGTAATTCATATAGATGTAGATAGTGCAGAGATTGGAAAGAATAAACCGGTTGACATTCCTATTGTTGGAGATGCAAAGCTTATTTTAGAGGAACTCCTTCCAGAAGTGGAAAAACAGGTTTCTAAAAATAGAGAATTCTTAGTCTCCCGTGAAAAGTGGCTTATGAAGATAAGAAGTTGGGCGGATAGATACCCTCTTTACTATGAACCAAATGATAGGGTAATAAAACCTCAGTTTGTTATAGAAAAAATTTGTGAAGTAACAAATGGTGATGCAATTATCACAACGGATGTTGGACAGCACCAAATGTGGGTTGCTCAATATTATAAGTTCCGTTTCCCAAGACAGCTTGTAACTTCTGGCGGACTTGGTACTATGGGATTTGGTGTTCCTGCAGCGATTGGGGCAAAAGTTGGTAGACCTGATAAAATCGTCTTCTGTGTTTCTGGAGATGGAAGTTTCCAGATGAATATGCAGGAGATAGTTACTGCTGTTCAATACAGCATTCCTATAAAGGTGGCAATAATAAACAACGGCTTCCTTGGTATGGTAAGACAGTGGCAAGGAATCTTCTACAATAAAAACTATTCTCAGGTTCATATGGACGTTCAACCAGACTTTGTAAAGCTTGTAGAAGCGATGGGTGGAGTAGGATTTAGAGTAGAGAGACCGCAAGATGTAGAGAAAGTTCTTAAGGAAGCCATGACAATTAACGATAGACCTGTAGTAATAGACTTTGTTGTTGATAGAGAAGAAGACGTATTCCCGATGGTTCCTCCTGGTGGATCATTAAAGGAGATGATACTACCAAAGTATGGCAAGAAGAGTTTAGAAAAAGCTGTTTAA
- the ilvC gene encoding ketol-acid reductoisomerase: MAKVYYDEDASLEYLKDKTVAILGYGSQGHAHALNLRDSGINVVIGLRPGKSAEKAKADGFEVLTPDEAAKKADVIMFLLPDPVQKKVYEEAVKPNLREGMALAFAHGFNIHFNQIVPPQDVDVFMVAPKGPGHLVRWTYLEGAGVPALVAVHQDATGKAKEIALAYAKGIGSTRAGVIETTFKEETETDLFGEQAVLCGGAAALVKAGFETLVEAGYQPEVAYFECLHELKLIVDLMYRHGLAGMRYSISDTAEYGDYTRGPRVIDERVKENMKKILKEIQTGEFAREFVLEAQAGYPVLNAHRRIEAEHPIEKVGKKLREMMPFLKEQKKELK; encoded by the coding sequence ATGGCAAAGGTGTACTACGATGAAGATGCAAGCCTTGAGTATTTGAAAGACAAAACAGTAGCTATTCTTGGTTATGGAAGTCAAGGACACGCTCATGCTCTCAATTTAAGAGATAGCGGTATAAACGTTGTTATCGGTTTAAGACCAGGAAAATCTGCTGAAAAAGCAAAAGCTGATGGATTTGAAGTTCTTACACCAGATGAAGCTGCAAAGAAAGCAGACGTTATTATGTTCCTTCTTCCAGACCCTGTTCAAAAGAAAGTTTACGAAGAGGCTGTAAAACCAAACCTAAGAGAAGGAATGGCACTTGCATTTGCTCACGGATTTAACATCCACTTTAACCAAATTGTTCCTCCTCAAGATGTTGACGTTTTCATGGTAGCTCCAAAAGGTCCAGGACACCTTGTTAGATGGACATACCTTGAGGGTGCTGGAGTTCCAGCTCTTGTTGCAGTTCATCAAGATGCCACTGGAAAAGCAAAAGAGATAGCTCTTGCTTACGCTAAAGGTATTGGTTCCACAAGAGCTGGTGTTATTGAAACAACCTTTAAAGAAGAGACAGAAACAGATCTTTTTGGTGAACAGGCTGTCTTGTGTGGTGGGGCAGCAGCTCTTGTAAAGGCTGGATTTGAAACCTTAGTTGAAGCTGGATATCAGCCTGAGGTTGCTTACTTTGAGTGCCTCCATGAATTAAAACTTATCGTTGACCTTATGTATCGACACGGTCTTGCAGGAATGAGATACTCCATTTCCGATACAGCAGAATACGGTGATTACACAAGAGGACCAAGAGTTATAGATGAGAGAGTTAAGGAAAATATGAAAAAGATTCTAAAAGAAATTCAAACTGGTGAATTTGCAAGAGAGTTTGTTCTTGAAGCTCAGGCTGGATACCCTGTTCTTAACGCCCATAGAAGAATAGAGGCTGAACATCCAATTGAAAAAGTTGGTAAGAAACTTCGTGAAATGATGCCATTCTTAAAGGAACAAAAGAAAGAGCTTAAGTAG